The genomic DNA CCCTGAAACGGCACTGATAGTTGGGAAGACCTCTGGCCGTACATGGTGTCGCCGGTCAAATAGTGCAGGTAACCGTTGTTTACCGTCAGAGTCGATGTGGGGCGGaactgttgctgctgctgttgataTCTCGATGGATCGTATACTGGCATCGACAGGGTGTCGTACGCTGGTGGTTGCTCTTCTATGTCTCTGCTGACTTGACATTGATACGAGGAGGGGATGGATACGGTTGCTGGGCGTGCAGGAGTACGAATGGGAAcaggaggaaggagaggagaaggagagggttTTCTTGAGGACCTCGAGCTATTGCTTGCATCGCTGCTATCGTATGCTGGCGGAGGAGCGTGAAGCGCCAGCAGGGCTTTTTCGCGCTGTCGGATTTGATCCCATCTGTGCTTTTtaatgaggaagaagaggattcCTGCTGTGACTGTATGGGAGTTATTTCGTCAGCATTGGTTCGTGCAAGTCTATACTATAGAATTGCTCGGGCTAACTCACTGACAATGACAGCGACCCCTCCTACAACGGCCCCGATAATGGCTTGCTTCTCAGGTGAGAGGCTGTCGGGCTCACTGGAGCCCCCCGAAACGCCATTGATGTCGTCTACCGAACTATCCGGGGATCTAGCCTGGAGAAAACTGCCCTCATGCCGAGCTATAAGCATAACGTACCAATATGACAGGTATAAACAGACACAAGAAGcaaagctgacaagcaaccccAGACCAAGTAAAAACACAAAAGCCGAATCGACGGACAAATCCCCATTCAAATAACCCATCCTCCACTCAGCACGAGAAGATTGCTATACCCTCTCACCGTTCCGTTTCAGCGCGTGTTATTTTGAGAATAAGGATAAACAAACTCAGCTGCCACAATTAAAGGCGGCTCTCCCCAAAATAGCAACCTCTAACTGAGATTGTTCGGGTTTCATCTATTGATTGGCTGTGAGAGGCCGCTGTTGCGACTCCATTCGATCCAGGCGCTTCGGGAAGCGTATCAGTGCGCGCGAGTGGGCGCTTTTCTCCACGTCGGAGAAAGAATCCATTGGGCCACGTTGGGCTGCGTTAAGAGTTGGTTTCTAAAACTGCTGTTGGAATTGATGTATCCATTTTTGCTGAAGATCTTAGATTCTGATGCAATTGACGTGCCTTAGGCACCGATAGCCCTAAATGAATTGCGGCATGTTTTCTGCATTTCTACCGAACATGGATACCAAAACGCCTGAATTGATATAGCATTTTATCGCAAGGAAGGTTAATTCGACAAGTCACTCCGCGAATGGCCGGTACAACGCCATCCCCTTCTCAGTGCTAAAGTCCAGCGCAATTCCCTGACCAACAAAGTAAACAAATCCTTCCTTCATTTCGATTGTCTTTCCAGGAGCATTCATCTTCCCAGATCCCTTGGTGACGATCATCAAACTTGGCCCCAGAATGGATTTGTGCGTCTCCGACTCGCCTGGTCCCAGACAAGTCGACAAGACGTTGAACTCACTGAACGGCGGCGCATAGACCTCTGTCTTACCATTCATACCTTTGTCGCTCTTTTTCCGTGGTAAAATAGCCGCTTCTCGCGAATGAGGTTTAAAATTCAGCGCCTGCGAGAATAACTCCACATTATCGCGTTGCGCACGAGGACAGAATCCCGTGTTCAACACATTGTCCGACCGCGCCATGCATTCGACAATGTCACCTGAGAGATAGGCGTGGATACTGTCTGCAGGCACACAAACGGAGTCACCGGGTCCCAGTGTTATATAGTTCATCAAGATTGCCGCCACCAGGTTCCCATTGTCGGTGTCGCCGTACTGCCGGCACAAACGATCCAAGATGCTGGGGATATATTTGTCCTCCCCGAAGTTGGCTTCAGGAACGGTTCGAAGTTCCTTGATAGTCTGAGCAACGGTATCTGGCTCCAGGGAGAGCAAGTTCTGGCAGATTTCCCGTAAGTATTCGTTATCGGTCTTGCTGTCTTGCGGTGGTAAGAATTTCTCGAGGGGCTTCAATTTCATCTGGTTTTCAATCACCCAGGTGGGCTTGAAGCCAGCAAAAAGCTCAAAGTTGGAAAGTGCAATTGCAATCTCGGGCTTGTGGTTGGTATCGCCGAATTTCTTGGGATCCTTTTCGTGGAGCTTTTTGGCGAGCGACAGGTCGGGGTGGATTTGGAGGGGGAGCGCCTTGCTGAACGAAAGGATCTATATCAATTAGTAAAGGTACTCCAATCTGAAAAGTAAAGTGTTGCATACCTTTGGCAGGAACGGAATTTCTGGTCCAAATCGATCCAACACAGACTTACCCACCAGTTGCTGGTTCTTCTTGAGATAGTCCGAGAGCAGCTCGCCGGTTGAGAGGACATAGGACGGATTGGTTGGATATGTCCCCATCCACATCTGCAAAATGAGCTTCTCTTCTCGTATATAATATCTGCGCCTTAGCCTACCTCTGAATAGGTCTTCGAATCATCAATCTGCGGGTTCCCGGGCGTCTGCGACCACAGCTTCGCGGCCATTCCTTCCTTTCCCGGCTTTCCCCATCCATCGTTCTATATATCGATTAGCACCAATATTGCGGAGGATAATGTTGGACATACCTTAACACCACATCTAAGTTGAACCACGGCGTCCGCCATTGTCGTTATATTCAAGGGGTCTAATTTATATGCGGAACAGTCGACGTAGAGCAATTCAGCAACTCTATATTCCGCAGATTGAatcgaagaaaaaaagatatATAGGAATCCAGAATGAGAAATATGAACACCGGATCAAGCATGCGCTGACAATGCCGTCATAACCCCGTCGAATCCGGATACAGAAATCTGGAGATAAACACCGATAATGAGAGCTGACATCTCGTCGTGATTACATTACATACTGAGGAACACCGCTCCAGGCCAATCGGAACAGGCAAGCTGGAATATAATCCAGACTGGAAAAGGTCGTTGCAAGACGATGTTTTGTATGTGACGTCATCGGCTTGGTCGACGTCAGGACTGGTAGCCAAGTAAGCATAATATAGAGGGCAGTAATCTGGTAGAAATAGAGAATGAAATGCCTTGATTTGTGGAGTCTTTCCCGAGAGCGTCGTGCTTTGTgctatgtactccgtatagaTTCAGCCTTCGGATAGCAATGGGCTCTACAATCGAACACGACCAAACTTCGTAGGTAGATCCGTAGCATTATCGTCAACTTCAAATCCCAATCCTAACGCCAATTGAAATCATACGCCAAGCCAGAACCGAAAAAACACTGCCCTAAAACGCCCCAAAAGAaaaccccaaccccaacaccaAATGCCCAATTCAACCATCAACCATACATATCCTCAGGATCCGGAACCATAACCGTAGTCAATCTCTTTGTCGAGtacctcttcttcctgtcACCCGGCACTGACAACCAATTCCTCTGTCCGTGTCCTTGTCCCGAAATAGTAGAACAACCCATGGGGAATACCCTACTCCCCCTATCTCTCTGTCCCCGATGAGGTTCAAACTCAtcatcaacaccagcaccataGCGCAAGGGACTCCCGCTCCGAGAAGAATGGCCACATTCATGACCATACGAGTTAGAGCTAGAAACAGAGCCATACCCAGAGCTAACCGACTGACTGCGCTCAAGCTCCTCGAGATACTGCGGACTAGCGGGGATATACCGGAACCGGGACTCGCGTCTATGCGCTACCTCAGCGACTTCGGTGGAGTAGTCTTGTCTTATGGGTTTGTAGGCGAAGTCTGCTCTGTCGAGGCCGCGGGGGCGgcgttgctgttgttgtctgCCGTCTGGAGACTTCGTCCGGGATAGACGCATTGATAAGCGTCGGGGGTTTAGTGTGCTCATTCGTCGTGAAGATGTCTCTGCCTTGGGGGcttcgtcatcttcatacTCGTCTTCGAAGTCCCGGGCCGGTGAGATAGATGCTCGATGGAACCCATCGGGGACGTACCCGGGTCCGTAGCCTAGACGTCGTTGTGCGGATTTATGCGGGTTATCGTATTGGCACCAGGATCCATCTGTCGGTGCTGTGATGGATACATCACCCCATCTGGCGTGAAGGGGTTTGTGGGAGTCGTGTTTGCGGAAGCGGTTTAGAGGGTTGGGAACGATGCTTGCCATGGTGGTATTTTGTTGGACAAGGTTGTCAATCATAAACGGTGTTAATCAGATTAGTAGCAAAATAATAACTCTCTCAGTCAAGAAGCATGGGGCCAAGCAAGTACTTGCCCAGACACGGGATTATTCCATCTCACAGACAGAAACAAGAATAAGACAAGAAACAAACCCATAAACCGAGcggatgatagatggtataAAAGCTTGACCACCTCTTATCTCAAGCGCCATAAAACGATGATtatcttgtttctttttattcCTCAGAGCTCTGAAACACCCCTCAACTAGGGCCCTGCATCGCTCGAGAGCACATTGTTGTCCAGTCGCCGCAATGGTCATTCGCCGAAAGAGACCCAATTTACCGCTGATGCAGCAAACACTGCCAATTTTAGCAATTAACGGGCAATTCAAATCATGGGATTGCTATATTAAGGACATTAAACGCTAATGCAATGCAACAAAGCTGGAGTGTTAATGAGATTAATTAGCGCTCATTCGGGGACATTGACCAATCAGAGGAAGTATTGATGTTTGTACGCGCCGGGGATGACAGGGTTCTGAGACGGGTGGTTCTttggtgttggtgctttCGCTTTTTGTTTCTATTCATGTTTTGCATAAGAGCATGGATTAGAATCGGGTTGGTTCTATTTCGGTGAGTCATGTAGAGAGGTCGTGGTGTCGTTGGTGTTGGTTTTGTTGtatatgtacggagtaaagTTGGCGGCGTAGCAATGCGAAATTGTGAGACAAACACATCTCGAATATTGTCATTTCTTCCTATAAACTCAGGGCAATAGTAAGCAATTATATAAATGCCCAACATGTACGCTATAGCTACTCAAATCATAACATACCGAGTCATGCCCAAGCACCGTGCCATTTTCGTGGCTAATCGTACTGTGCCCAGGGCCAAACGCCGAGAAAAACATAGTGACCATATCTTCTAAACGCCAATTTACCTCATGCGCCATCTGTTCTGTGTGGGCTGCCAAGCATGTCAAGCAATGACCAAGATGCAGTCTATTCGAATGCGCCGCCAACGCGCCGCCTGTAGCTTATTCAGTCAAAGCGAAACGTGATTAATACACGAAAAGGAAAGACAAATCAGTATAGACTATTCTGTGGCGATGAATCAAAGTAGCTGTCGCTGGTCTTGGGCGTCATTTTCAGCAGGCCGCACAGAGGTGACATAGGATTAGGCCATGAATATGTCTGTGAGGATGTGGGTTCATCTGTATGAACTGATTGCCATGAAGAAGAGCTGCTAGAAGACTGTCGAGAGCGAGGGCGCCGAATATGCTGGCTTGAGCTAACAGACGCAGCTCCAGATAATGGTCCCCAAGACGCGCGACGATTTAGAGGGTTAGGTTGCCTACTGCTAGTTCGTGATATGGATGGACCATCCCCAGCTCTTGTTATGGTAGTCTCGTGAATGTCGCCCCAATCTTGTATGGCAGGCTCCGAGTGAGTTGTCCGGACATGAGCGGGTTTCTCGAAAGACACAACACTTTGTGATCTCTTCAATCGTCGACTCGAAGAATTACACCGAACTCGCTTGGTTGGTTCAACTTCGTGGCTAAAGGAATTTCTCCTTTGATGATGTACGTGTCCGTGGTCTCCACTGCTGTCAAAAGGATCCGTCGAATGCCGGGTGAGCCTCCTCATGTCAAGAGGGCTATTGCTGAGTGCGACCCTTGCGCGCATCTTCTGAACTGCTGAATCGAGGGCCAGTTCAATCGCAACATGGTTTCTAACACGCCCCATTTTGGGCCATGTAGCTCGCTCCCCATTTATGCATGACTGGAGCATGAATTCGGTTGTCGGGTTAGTGAGCGCTCGCCGGATGTCTGAGTACTGTATTTCCGGATAGATAGTAATGTCGCCAAAGTACTTTTGATTCATGATGGAGGCGATCTTAGTCAACGAAGTGGGAAAGAAACCCAAGTCCGACAAGACAGCCATGCGATGAAGAACCTCCTCTTTGGCCAGGTGTGTTATGGTATGCAACCATCCAGGGGACGATTTTGAGTCGGGGCCCGTATAATCGCTAGGCCCCTCATCTCTTGGAAGAAAAGGGACTACATGTGGATTCACTTGCGACACGATAAAGTGATTGACGTTGAATATCTCCGACAAGCGGGTCATGGGCAAATCGCCGTCCACAGAGCCATCGATATATTGTCTGTGGAGATCATTCCAAGGAACAGGTTCTTCGGTAATGGGATCCTTGGCCATGAGAACAAACGGTCTGAAGACAAGGGGAACAGAGCAAGATACGGCCCTAGAAAATGTCAGTTGTGTGAAGAGATCAATAGGGGACTACCACTTACACAGCCGACCAAATGAGCACATTAGGCGCAGTTAGATAGTTTAATAACCGTGGCAGTTCGTAGACCCCAGCGCTAGAGACGCAGATATTAAGTATTCTCCGTGTCCTGTTGTAAGCTTCTTGGAATGTGATATCCCCAAGCCAGTTCCTCATGACCTTGGCCAAATGGGAGATGTCCAAGAACGAGCCGTACTTCAAAAACCGTGCCGTCTTCTGCAGGATGTTCTCCTCCTTTGCATGCTCATTGAACACATTGAAGTCACCATACGCATACGTATCCAAGAGAACCGGTAGCTCATCATCCGTACGTGTACAGAACACGGCGCAGATAATGCTCCCAGCCGACGCACCTGAGATAATGCGTGGTAACAGGTTCTTCTCCCACAAGACCTTGAGCACTCCAATATGGTTCATTCCAAAGGTAGCTCCACCTGAAAAAAGCAAGGCACTTCTGCCAAAGGCCTGCCTTGTCGCTAGCAGCTGGTCGAGTATGTATTTGAGTTCTACCTCGTCACGGTTCTGTTCCGAAAGATTCACTAGAGCATTTATCGTGTCGACAGCGGTGGTAATGTATCTATCGATCAGATCCTTCGTACCAACATGCGAGTGTCTGTATAGAGAGGCGTTGCTCATGCCACCCAGATCACGGTTCAACGACGTGCGAATCAGAAACAACATCCGGCCCACATCGCAACTGATCCGGGCGTCTCCAAGCTGGTTCAGCCGCTCTTGGACCTGATCTGGGTTGTAGTCGGAGCATTCGAAGGTCTTCTTCCAGGTATTATGGCCCTCCAGCTCGTCTAGCTCGTAGGCGCAATCTCTCCATTCGTCGTATGACGTAGCCTGCATGTCACAACTTAGTTAAAAGAGATCCTCCGTGAAGCATTCAATGAATAAACGTGGTTATATACGTACATTTCGCATCTTCAGGTATAGCACCTGTTTGCGGTTTCCCCGGTCCATTCGGTCCTTCCGTTCTTCTTTCGAGGTGCCATCTCGACATGTGTTGAAGCCATCCTCAACCCATCCCAGCGGATTTCTTAGAATCGACGACAATGACAGATTCCAGCTTGATCCAAGAAATTGACGATTGCTTACAGGCGGTCCTGAGCATGCAAGAGGGTCCTTATTGTTGCTATGGCGTTCCGAACAGCCTATCCCGGGGTCACGAAAGTATGACATGATAGATTGTGTGTTTGTATCAAGGTCATGCCTATTAACTCGAGAAAAGCAATGAGTCGCACTTTGCGGGTGTGTCAAGTAAATATATAGTCAAGTCAAGGAAATGGCATGTGAAGAGGTGGCAGATAAGTCGAGGTCGAGGCCAAGGCAGATGTAGAAGTCACGAGGACAGCAGCGATCGACGAATCCTTTTTGCGGGGGAGAATATCCGGGGATGAACCAGATTACCAGATTACCAGATTACTAACAAGACTATATACAGCTAAATTAGATTAATTACAATCTTACTGTTACATGCAATGAAACAGTGTCATTCACTGGGCATGGGAATCCTCAGCACAGATGATCTCAGACTTGATCACTCGGTCTTATCTCTCGGCATATCATTATGCAGCAGATGACCAGGCCTGAGCGCGGAAGAGCCGTCCACCAGACAAAATCGAAGCTTTTTCTATTGTCAGATGCAGGCACAGGCTAAACGTTGTCTCAAGGTGCATTCCAGGAAAGGTTATCCTGCTAATTCCTGGCAGGATTATTCATCCACTCTTCAAGCAGGGCTGCGTCCATAAGCCCGCTGTTGTAAGTGTGGCAGGATTGAAAGCCAGTCGGGCAGCAGTTGACGAATACAGCTCAGAAGCCGGCCCTCGTTGTTCCGGATATTTTGTCCTGTGACTCCTGAAAAGTCCCATTGCAGACACAACTGCTGTAAGGTACTAGGCAGGACTGTGCGGATATCAACCGCCGTTGCTGGATCTGTGCCCAAGAGCATGGTAATGGGCACTTCTACAGACCAAAACCTTTGACAACACCCCTTGAAGGCTCTGGGTCCAAAGTCCTAGGGATTTGACCGATTGAAGATAAAACTATGCCATGAACTGGTTTGAATCGCAGCGCGGGTAACCGTCTGTTTTGTCGCGCTCTGAGATATAAGATATAAACTCGGCTTCAGGAACATTAGCATCGTATTACAGAGTTCCAGGTCGTTAAATTTGGATAGTAATCCTTCTGGCGCAGAGAAGAGAACATGCTTCAGCATTAACCTTGGATACCGGGCCTCCAGACAAACCCATAGTCAAGACGGAGGGACTGGAGATTATGCAGCTGAGACAACAAGATTGTGACAAAGGCATAATCATCTCCATCAGTCAGAGTTTGGTTCAATTTGGATGCGTCTGGAAATTCAGCCCTGTCCACAATGGCTTCAGCACGCTGGGCGACATCTGTGTAATCTGCCTTCTTCTGACTCCAGTCTACATTGAGTTCTGGAACTGTCCATTCCCCCATCTGGTCCGAAGACAGCCAGCTTACATGCTGTACATACAGCAATCGCTCTGGATGCTGCCAGGTCGCCCGCAGGAGCTGCAGAATCCGCCAAACGGGCACGACGTCCCATTTCCACGAGATGTCGCGGTATAGCAGCGGTTCTGCAAATGCATTCAGCTCTGCAGATATACGAGACTGAAATCAGGTTGTGCACTGAAAGAAGGTCCAGAATGTTCCTCCAGCAGTCACTGGGCAACCGATTTAGGACGCTGTCAACTTTAAAATCCATTGCCTTATCTGTTCAGATAAATGTTTATGTTCTCCATCGACATCAGCGTCATATACCACAAGCCAATCTTCTAAACCAACTTAACCCATCTAGATAGTAAGCCCGGGTTATTTGTTGTCTTGCCAGAAGGTCCAAAATACAGGCAGGTAGTTCTGAAGAGATAGTTAACAAAGTCTTACATTCATCTACCTCATccaaggaaaggaagaagaatagaGGACGCCATTGATCAAGAAATCCGGCTCAGCCAATTCCTCAAAACACTTCTAGCCTGTGATTCGACACCGTCCTCTCGCCAGAAATGCCCAGCGCCGTCGATCTCGTGAGATTCAAGCTTACTTCCCGAAACCTTAGCAATCCCATTCGACCAATTCCGTATTTTGCTTGCTGGCGTGAAAGTGTCCTCGTTTCCGTAGATGACCAATGTGTCGTGTGTAGACAGTTGATCAGCTGGCTTCGGGCAGGGAATATGCTTTCCAGGTGCGGATGGTCCCATTTGAATGTCTATGGAAAAGGTGCCGAATAATGTCAGGAATGAGCTGATGGGTGGTAAGATGGGGGATATCAAAAGATAAGAAATTTTTCCATGGGAAGTTGTTTTGAATGCTTCCTGTGACGACGACCGAGCTTGCATGGTAAGACATCTGTTTGTCGAGGTAGCCATCTCCTTTGCCGTCTGACAGATCGCACCCATTTCACGGTGGTTGGGAGCGTTTTCAAAGATATCCGTGACTGCATCGACACCGGGGAGGTTCGAAGCAATCATTGACCCATAGGAATAACCCCCAAGAATGATATTAGCATCGCCTTCTGTCTCAAGCGAACCCAGATAATGCAACATAAACCCGTAGAAAGAGACATAATCCGCCAATTCAGGCCTTGCTGTCCAACTAGTCCTTCCTTCAGAACCGCCAGCTCCTCTATAATAGCGGTATTAGCTTCTGTTCCATATATAGCTCCATGGGTTGCGTCGAAACCAGGCATACCGGAAATTGAACGTGCCCACAACATATCCAGACCGGAGAAGCTCTCCGCCGATAAAGCTCACCACCGGATCATCATAGCAGCCTCCCAGAGGAGCGTAGGGGTGAGCTACTATTGCTCCTCGTTTTACCCAGCGTGATCGTGATGTATTATCTGACTGCTGGAGTTCGCGGGGTAGATAGATGCGGCAGTCGAGATGGGTACCGTCATAAACGGAGGGGATGGTAAAGGTGAAATTTGAAGGCGGGAGATACATTTCAACGTCTTTTATTCTTCGTCCTTGAATTTTCTTTTAATGACATGATGAGAAATATTCGTGGCACCGCTGGCTTTGCGTAGTTGGTGAAGTTCTAGAAAGTGGGTGGGTTCGGCCGACAAAGCGTCTCCGTAGCAGTCGCAACTTGGTTCTATAGTAACTTTTACAATATCCAATGAACTGTAAATTTGTATAAAATCACGAGTGTCATAGTAAAAGATCTACCAATAATCTATCTATGCGAATTGAATAATGCTTTAAATGTGACAAACTGTTACGACTCAGGAAGCAGCCATGCGGGATCCGGTTCATTATCCTCATCAGTAGTTTCATGTCGATGATCGCCTGTATCCCGTAATAGATCCTCCGGAGGCTCCGGGTTGTCGACCCCAAGGGGATCCGCTGGTAGATCATCGTGGTGGTCATGATCGTTAGGGCCTGATTTCTTGTTTTCGGGTGATTCTTGCACATTGAACACGTCGAGAAGCATCTCGCGCGCCTCTCTCAACGCTTCTAATTCAGCACCAATACAACACATAAGTAGCTTCCAATCCCGTTCCTCCGCAAGTTCCAACTGACCTTCGATTCGCTGTGTAGTGGCCTGCAAATCATCTATAATGGTTTGGGCCCGACCATCTTCCGCTTTGCTCCCAGAAGGACAGTCCGCTTCCAATACTTGCGACTGTGTTTGAATGGAACGGCGCATTTCAGATCTTAAGCGCTTCTCAAACCCGGTGACCTCTGTGACCACTTGTTTCCATACACCACCACCCGCTTCAAGCGCTTGAATTTCCGCGCCAACCTCCGACTGTCTCTTGTGTAATCTTTCCTGCTCGGCTGTCCAGTGCTCTCGCGCCATATCAAGTGTGCGGCGTTTAGGGTGTAATGAATAGAATGTGGGCTCGTCAGCAGTGGGCGACAGAGGCTGGAGAGGAGGGTTCTGAAGGTATTTGCGAATGTTGGATTCCACGAGTGACAGGGAGGCATTATAGGAAGACAGCTTGGAGTCCACCGAATTTTCAATTTCCGAGATCTCCTGTACGACGTGTCGGTGTTTCGCTTTCATCTCGTACAACTTGGTCTCGAGTTCGTGGATCTCCGATTCTAGAGTACGGGCCTCGTCTTTCAGGTTTGTGGAGCGTTGATTATCAGGGTTGTTGCGAATTGACGATATTGCCTCTTCTAACTCAGACTTTTTCGAACTAAATTCGTCAATTTCAATCAGTGcatcctttctctctccatCGCGAAATCCGAGTAGTTCCCGCTCCTCCTCTCTGAGCTTCAGCAAATCATATATAGACTTGAATATCCCTTCCCGAGCAGCACGTAATCCGATTTTCTTGGGAGCAGGCTGTCTAACTGGCACCGTCACCTTCGAGTCTGACAACGATCGGGCGTCATTCTGTTGTGGGCCCGAGAGACCAGCCAGGAGACCTTCACTTTGGGCATCAATAAGGACTTGGAGATTTCGCTGAATGTGCTTCGTTTGACGATCAATGTAGAGAAGGGGATCTTGGTGGTGTGCAGAGGCTCGGATGGGCAGGGGCTTCAGATGTTTGTCCGTGTATGCGAGACTGACGGACATCCTGGATACGTAGGAGGCAGTCTAAGATTTTAGTTCAGAGGTAGAAATCAGTCAGTGAAGACAGGAAGAAACTGCGGTATATTATTATTGAGAGAATCGTGAGAGATAGGTAGTGTTGTCAGCACATGGTTCCTCAAAACCAGCGTCTAATAATCCATCGCAAGTGGGCATGGAGTGCAGTGTTGTTCCCTCGTGATCTTGTTCATTCCATCATAGATCACGTGATATAATAGGGTCGGCTGCAGGAACCAAGAGTACCTCCCATCAGCTTCGCCCGTTGACGTGTGCCTCGCCGAAGAGAGTGCGCTTTCAAGATCCTTCTTTACCTACGTTTTTCGTCCTttgctttgttttctttttccttgttCTTCTCCCTGCTCCTGCCCTGTACGTCTCATCTACGGTCAAAACTGTTTGTCCCGCGATTCTCGTTTGTCGATCTCAAACTGACCTCACTAGTCTAAAAGCTCCCTCTCTCCGCTGTCGCCTCATTCACCAGCGACAGTACAATCAATCACGATCCTTCTTCCATCCTTCTGGACTGGCTGTGACGCACGATAATTAATCCAAGATGGTCGGACTTGCTTCGGCCGCGGGTCTTGTTGGCTTCCTGTCTGAGCCGGACCCGGAGTTGAGAGTCTTCGCCTTGAAGACTCTGGATTCCCAGATTGACCTGCTCT from Aspergillus chevalieri M1 DNA, chromosome 1, nearly complete sequence includes the following:
- a CDS encoding uncharacterized protein (COG:S;~EggNog:ENOG410Q202;~TransMembrane:2 (i12-39o81-104i)) is translated as MGYLNGDLSVDSAFVFLLGLGLLVSFASCVCLYLSYWYVMLIARHEGSFLQARSPDSSVDDINGVSGGSSEPDSLSPEKQAIIGAVVGGVAVIVITAGILFFLIKKHRWDQIRQREKALLALHAPPPAYDSSDASNSSRSSRKPSPSPLLPPVPIRTPARPATVSIPSSYQCQVSRDIEEQPPAYDTLSMPVYDPSRYQQQQQQFRPTSTLTVNNGYLHYLTGDTMYGQRSSQLSVPFQGHRHTIQSMPRSHIGGQGSGTGLRESNLSSVPQHGNNGTRPPRKPKPVLSRLITNFG
- a CDS encoding uncharacterized protein (COG:G;~EggNog:ENOG410PGWP;~InterPro:IPR016305,IPR001250,IPR011051,IPR014710;~PFAM:PF01238;~go_function: GO:0004476 - mannose-6-phosphate isomerase activity [Evidence IEA];~go_function: GO:0008270 - zinc ion binding [Evidence IEA];~go_process: GO:0005975 - carbohydrate metabolic process [Evidence IEA];~go_process: GO:0009298 - GDP-mannose biosynthetic process [Evidence IEA]); translation: MADAVVQLRCGVKNDGWGKPGKEGMAAKLWSQTPGNPQIDDSKTYSEMWMGTYPTNPSYVLSTGELLSDYLKKNQQLVGKSVLDRFGPEIPFLPKILSFSKALPLQIHPDLSLAKKLHEKDPKKFGDTNHKPEIAIALSNFELFAGFKPTWVIENQMKLKPLEKFLPPQDSKTDNEYLREICQNLLSLEPDTVAQTIKELRTVPEANFGEDKYIPSILDRLCRQYGDTDNGNLVAAILMNYITLGPGDSVCVPADSIHAYLSGDIVECMARSDNVLNTGFCPRAQRDNVELFSQALNFKPHSREAAILPRKKSDKGMNGKTEVYAPPFSEFNVLSTCLGPGESETHKSILGPSLMIVTKGSGKMNAPGKTIEMKEGFVYFVGQGIALDFSTEKGMALYRPFAE
- a CDS encoding uncharacterized protein (COG:S;~EggNog:ENOG410Q1NY) — its product is MIDNLVQQNTTMASIVPNPLNRFRKHDSHKPLHARWGDVSITAPTDGSWCQYDNPHKSAQRRLGYGPGYVPDGFHRASISPARDFEDEYEDDEAPKAETSSRRMSTLNPRRLSMRLSRTKSPDGRQQQQRRPRGLDRADFAYKPIRQDYSTEVAEVAHRRESRFRYIPASPQYLEELERSQSVSSGYGSVSSSNSYGHECGHSSRSGSPLRYGAGVDDEFEPHRGQRDRGSRVFPMGCSTISGQGHGQRNWLSVPGDRKKRYSTKRLTTVMVPDPEDMYG
- a CDS encoding putative Patatin family phospholipase (COG:I;~EggNog:ENOG410PI73;~InterPro:IPR021771,IPR016035,IPR002641;~PFAM:PF11815,PF01734;~go_function: GO:0004806 - triglyceride lipase activity [Evidence IEA];~go_process: GO:0006629 - lipid metabolic process [Evidence IEA]); the protein is MRNATSYDEWRDCAYELDELEGHNTWKKTFECSDYNPDQVQERLNQLGDARISCDVGRMLFLIRTSLNRDLGGMSNASLYRHSHVGTKDLIDRYITTAVDTINALVNLSEQNRDEVELKYILDQLLATRQAFGRSALLFSGGATFGMNHIGVLKVLWEKNLLPRIISGASAGSIICAVFCTRTDDELPVLLDTYAYGDFNVFNEHAKEENILQKTARFLKYGSFLDISHLAKVMRNWLGDITFQEAYNRTRRILNICVSSAGVYELPRLLNYLTAPNVLIWSAV
- a CDS encoding uncharacterized protein (COG:S;~EggNog:ENOG410PNSM;~InterPro:IPR029058;~MEROPS:MER0045469), yielding MYLPPSNFTFTIPSVYDGTHLDCRIYLPRELQQSDNTSRSRWVKRGAIVAHPYAPLGGCYDDPVVSFIGGELLRSGYVVGTFNFRGAGGSEGRTSWTARPELADYVSFYGFMLHYLGSLETEGDANIILGGYSYGSMIASNLPGVDAVTDIFENAPNHREMGAICQTAKEMATSTNRCLTMQARSSSQEAFKTTSHGKISYLLISPILPPISSFLTLFGTFSIDIQMGPSAPGKHIPCPKPADQLSTHDTLVIYGNEDTFTPASKIRNWSNGIAKVSGSKLESHEIDGAGHFWREDGVESQARSVLRNWLSRIS
- a CDS encoding uncharacterized protein (COG:S;~EggNog:ENOG410PP1U); translation: MSVSLAYTDKHLKPLPIRASAHHQDPLLYIDRQTKHIQRNLQVLIDAQSEGLLAGLSGPQQNDARSLSDSKVTVPVRQPAPKKIGLRAAREGIFKSIYDLLKLREEERELLGFRDGERKDALIEIDEFSSKKSELEEAISSIRNNPDNQRSTNLKDEARTLESEIHELETKLYEMKAKHRHVVQEISEIENSVDSKLSSYNASLSLVESNIRKYLQNPPLQPLSPTADEPTFYSLHPKRRTLDMAREHWTAEQERLHKRQSEVGAEIQALEAGGGVWKQVVTEVTGFEKRLRSEMRRSIQTQSQVLEADCPSGSKAEDGRAQTIIDDLQATTQRIEGQLELAEERDWKLLMCCIGAELEALREAREMLLDVFNVQESPENKKSGPNDHDHHDDLPADPLGVDNPEPPEDLLRDTGDHRHETTDEDNEPDPAWLLPES